The DNA sequence GATAAACCAGAATAGAAGTGGGAGAAACCaccaaataatttcacaaattgaaCCCGCAAAGGGAAGATCATAGTTTGCATAAAATATTCCCATGGCCAATGTTCTTGAAAGAAAAGATCTGTACCCCACGGCCTAATCAGGTCTGACACTTTTCTTTCTCTGGTCTTGTACTAGAAGATCGAGAGCCGCTGGAAAGACCACATTACTTTTTCAAGATGAAACTCCAAGATGAAGGCTCAAGTAGAAATTGTCCACATATGGGTCCGATATCCCACAGACATGAGTGCAAGCTCCCAAAGCATATTTGGTATGCTCAATGGATTCACCTTGGATCCAGGAATTTCTGACCAGTTCACAGATATCTCAATCATTGGGATACCAAACCATTTGCACAGAAACACTAACTCAACATCAAAACACCACCTGCATCAAATCCATGTGGAAAATCAATTCCTGcaacaaaaatcccaaaaataaCATGGAAGAGGTAAATACATCCTCTATTCTATAAATGAGTGAGCATGATCTCAATGCAAAATTCCATGAAGAAAATTGCATATGAATGCAACTACCTCTTCAAACGGATGTTTTTGAAAAGCTTCCTTGCTGCAGCCCTAGTAAACATCTTAAAACCACACTGTGATACAGTTCATGTCAGAAAAAAGATTAAAGCTTCATTGAACAACAGCATAAACGAAGTATTGGACTTTTATACTGGTACGAAACTGGAGGTCAAATAaatgcaaaaaggaaaaaataaaataaaataaagcagATATACCTGCGTGTCACGAATTCCAGGACCTGCAGTCAAGAGCACCACAAGATGGAAACCCATCATCAAAAAGTTCCGGTACCATTTCCTCTGTGACACATAAGTGAAATGGTTCAAAGATGTGATTTATAAAACAAACTTGGCAAGAGAAGAGTCATAGAGCATGTAAAGAAGCAAGCAGTATTAGCAACACTAAACTGTAGCCAGAGCCTTCTCCTCAAGATGAGCGCGAGAACCAAATGCGGCAATTGGGATATCAGATATCCTAAAACTTGAATCGCTAGCTGCTAAATCTCCATCATGACACACCTTTCTGGCAAGCATATGGATCTGGTAGGCATAACATCAGATAATTTGCAGAAGCATGGTCAACATCTCCATAGACCTTGAACTAAGTTTTTCAAATAGCTTGAATACTTGCAAAAAAGTGACAGCACAAAATTATGGATGATACAAACCTgattttcaagtttttcaagGTCATTAACCTCGGTTGCTCCATCCGCATCCAGCATTAGAAGCAGTTCACCACGTGAATGAAGCATTCCCTGTTTTACAATGCTTTCACAGAGACAGAGCTTCAATCAATTGTCATCACACATGAGGGAGAAGAGATGGAACCCTTAAAACATCAGTACATCTAAATAAGTGAGTGGTTTGAGTTGGACTCACTTTTCTAATT is a window from the Juglans regia cultivar Chandler chromosome 7, Walnut 2.0, whole genome shotgun sequence genome containing:
- the LOC108986356 gene encoding dolichyl-phosphate beta-glucosyltransferase-like; this translates as MGFLWSLVALFLVPILVAVVGLVSAIFFEAYRRRINNTHVEAPAVFEGPNSSKQVPCTHISDPSEKYISLIIPAYNEELRLPGALEETMNYLQQRAAKDESFSYEVVIIDDGSVDGTKRVALDFVRKYTIDKVRLILLGRNHGKGEAIRKGMLHSRGELLLMLDADGATEVNDLEKLENQIHMLARKVCHDGDLAASDSSFRISDIPIAAFGSRAHLEEKALATRKWYRNFLMMGFHLVVLLTAGPGIRDTQCGFKMFTRAAARKLFKNIRLKRWCFDVELVFLCKWFGIPMIEISVNWSEIPGSKVNPLSIPNMLWELALMSVGYRTHMWTIST